The following is a genomic window from Bacillus sp. FJAT-52991.
AATTTTTATCGGAGTTAGCTACTGGATGTTCTTAACTGCTGCTGACTCTAAAAGCTGGGATCAACACTTTGGTCGCAATTTACTGATCACCCTTGTCATCATGATCATTGGTTCCTATTTCTTTTTTCATTCATTGAGTGGATTTTTTGTACAAATGCTACAAAATAAAAAATCCATCTACTATAAATGGGCCAATCTATTAACTTTTACCCAGCTGACCAATCGATTAAAAAGTAACGCCATTATGTTAACAACGATTTCCATTTTAAATGGAGTCACTCTAATTGCTTTCGGATTTGCCTACACGATGTATTATAATACGCTGAATACAATGAAAGATTTTGTCCCATACAGCTACCAATATGAAATCACATCAGATGAGATAGATCAGCAAATCACTGCTCTCATTCAAAATAACAAAGAATATCCGCTTTTATTTGACGAAACATTCGATTATCTGATGGTGAAAGGAGATACAGCTTCGTTAAAAAATATCCCTGGCGGCTATTTGTATTACGAAGAACAGTTTGCAGTCGTCTCAGAATCATCCTATAACCAACTAGCAAAGTCATTAGAACGAGAACCTCTACCTTCTTTAAATGAGAGTGAAGCTGTTATGTTAGAGAAAAATTTTATCGGTTCTCAAAACAAAGAGAAAAGTACAGAACAACCAGTTTCTCTATCATTGGCGAACGAAGATATTTCCCTTATGATCAAAGAGAGCAAAATAGAGGTATTATTTAATAATGATATTCAGCCAGCAACACTAATTGTGAGCGATAGCATGTTTAAAACACTTCAAAAAGAGCACAAAACGATTTCTTCTCATGTATTTAAAGTGGAAGATGAAGAACAGTCTGCCACATTAACAAAAAAAGTGAAAGAGCTCGTAGCACCTTACACCGCCTTCTATAGTTTTTCAGATAGCTATCAAACAGCCCAATCCGTATATGGATTACTCATTTTCATCGGTGGATTTCTGGGTCTTGTCTTTCTTTCAGCTACCGGAAGCATCATCTACTTTAAAATGCTGACAGAAGCAGCTGAAGATCGACAAAGATACACAACGCTTAGAAACGTCGGCATGAGCAAATGGGAAGTAAAACGCGTGATCGCCAAACAATATATGATCATCTTCCTTCTTCCCTTGATTGTCGGAATAGCTCATAGCTCCATCATGCTATGGTCACTATCCAAACTAATGGACATGAACTTTATTACACCGGTCATTATTATTAATATCGTCTATGCCATACTTTACGGAAGTTACTACATCATGACCGTAGGAACAGCCAATAAATTGGTGAATAATTCTTAAACAAAAGCAGAGCCGACTGTTTTGGAGCGACAAGCAGATGACAGAATGACGAAATGGCGTTTTTCAGCCATGCAGTCAGGCTGGCTTCTGACCTCGAACTCCAAGGAGGCGGAGCTGGACGAAAGCAAAAGTCGGAGAGAAACCATTTTCTCTCCGGCTTTTCATATGACTAAATCGAGTAATAGTCTTGGCCCTTCGGAAAGTGAATCGTCATCGACGTATATTCTTTTTCCTTTGAAGAGACAGACAGCTCATGCCCTAGTTTATTGGCTAATTTCTTCGCTAAGTACAGACCCATTCCTGTGGATTTTCCGTGTGCCCTTCCATTCATCCCTGTAAAACCTTTTTCAAAAATTCGTTGCACATCGGCCTGTTCAATCCCGATTCCATTATCGGAAATAACTAACCTGACTTCCTTCGAATCTTCTTCTGACTGAATCATGATTGTTCCTGCATCAGCCGTATATTTTAATGAGTTGGATATAATCTGAGATAAGACGTAGGCAAGCCACTTTTTATCGGTTTGTATTTCTATCGGTTCTACACGCAACTCTAGCTTGATTTTCTTTTTAATAAATATCTTTGCGTGCTGCTTAATAACTGATCGAACAAGTTGATCTAACTCTGTTTGTAAAATAAAGTAATCATGATTGAACTCATCAGTTCGTATGAAATACAAGGCTTGTTCCACATAGTTTTCAACTAAATTGATTTCTTCCTCTATGCTTTCCATCACAGCATTAGTAGGAGATTGTTCAATAATGAGC
Proteins encoded in this region:
- a CDS encoding ABC transporter permease is translated as MTLIDVVKKNVKHNFQHYFLYVASMTFSILIYFTFVSLQYNKQIANAFDQTDKIQPAFFASSFILLLFVTIFIWYSNAFFIKKRKQEIGLYSLLGVEKTDIGRMLFYENFILGVIALIIGIALGELFSIFFSMILVKLMGFSMVVHFSFNSTAIIQTLIVFSIITFLTSLQGYLIMHRFQLIDLFRAKNKGETLSKPSIIIALLSLIFIGVSYWMFLTAADSKSWDQHFGRNLLITLVIMIIGSYFFFHSLSGFFVQMLQNKKSIYYKWANLLTFTQLTNRLKSNAIMLTTISILNGVTLIAFGFAYTMYYNTLNTMKDFVPYSYQYEITSDEIDQQITALIQNNKEYPLLFDETFDYLMVKGDTASLKNIPGGYLYYEEQFAVVSESSYNQLAKSLEREPLPSLNESEAVMLEKNFIGSQNKEKSTEQPVSLSLANEDISLMIKESKIEVLFNNDIQPATLIVSDSMFKTLQKEHKTISSHVFKVEDEEQSATLTKKVKELVAPYTAFYSFSDSYQTAQSVYGLLIFIGGFLGLVFLSATGSIIYFKMLTEAAEDRQRYTTLRNVGMSKWEVKRVIAKQYMIIFLLPLIVGIAHSSIMLWSLSKLMDMNFITPVIIINIVYAILYGSYYIMTVGTANKLVNNS
- a CDS encoding sensor histidine kinase, translating into MKVTFGKFLFFQRRAIMMYMFIMAFITIMLFVEPTMPIHFQNIVYIHIVAFVIFSLYITVEFLYIKKHISQVETHWTNGYFIQEGVGESKTYEQYLYGQLFQMVNEKHQEKMRSITKDKKDTLEYMTSWFHEIKTPIAVSRLIIEQSPTNAVMESIEEEINLVENYVEQALYFIRTDEFNHDYFILQTELDQLVRSVIKQHAKIFIKKKIKLELRVEPIEIQTDKKWLAYVLSQIISNSLKYTADAGTIMIQSEEDSKEVRLVISDNGIGIEQADVQRIFEKGFTGMNGRAHGKSTGMGLYLAKKLANKLGHELSVSSKEKEYTSMTIHFPKGQDYYSI